Sequence from the Eleginops maclovinus isolate JMC-PN-2008 ecotype Puerto Natales chromosome 14, JC_Emac_rtc_rv5, whole genome shotgun sequence genome:
tgCGTGCGTGCCAACATGTTTAGTCATAGCCAGGCAGAACATAAATATACCCCCTAAATGGTGCAGGGTTTTCCCTTTAGTCTATTCATACATTCCTCACCTGTTTCAGATTAGAGAAGGGGAAGATAAGCTACAAAGGAGATGAGTGTTTGTATaagaaaatggcaaaaaagAGAGAGTAATCAGGCctgaaaacacagcaaagaCCGAGCAGAAAGTTCCCTTCGAGGGCCTCAGATGGAAAGTCAGATTGAGGCCTCGAACCACAGCCACAGGAAGTCACAAGCAGGAagtctttattttctgaattggCGCAAAAACTGTTCTGGGGTCCGGAGCGTCTACCTGACCTTTCTTCCTCTAACCTTGTTTTTGCATCTGTATTTAATACACATAAAGCTGTGTACATTTCAAGTGGAGAAATGGATGAACACATCTGCATTTCAACAGCATGATCAGACAACGCTTCGTACTGATGGTTAGAAAAAGGGTCTGTGTTCGTCTGAAGCAGAGTTTATCTAAAAGAATAAGCTGACAgtgaactgtttttatttttgaaatatcttGGAAACTCAGTGCTACCACTGCTCTCCATGGCTCTGATTCACAAACCTCCTAACTCAACTTCATATCGAGGTTGATAAGTTGGTTGTATTTTACATggaaaaaatgctgctccaaaatcTAGTcacaaaataagatgtttttgcttatgtaaaacaaaatcaGCCAATAAAGGTGAAAATGTGCGGGGTAAGTAAGATTTCTTGagggatatttagataaatcGGATCTATTAATTATCTGGGTAACTTATTTTGAACTATACTTTACCAGGATTAGGAAAGGTTGTGTTACCAAATGCTCAAAGGTTGTCCGTTTTCTCATGTTAGTTTGTGATTTTccaattaaaatgtgatttatttcttGAATCAAGATGATCCATCTTTAGAAATACCACAGGAGCTTCAAATAACTTCTGAAACACAAGATGTTTTTGTAAAGACATACTGTTACTCACAAATATACTTCCTACAGTGTAGAGAAGCAGACGAGGCAGACAGTAATGTGACACTGAACAACTTCCTTATCTACCTCTCTGGTTCTAAAAGTACTACTGTAGTTGACTGAATGTGATGTGAAAGGACTTAATCTGGTTAATTTGAGGTCATTTTGCGATGAAAGTAATGGTTACATTTACCCTGGTTAACGATAATTTGATGcagatacaaatatatattttttaaattggacTCAAATCAGGATTTTCTTATGACCACACTCCATGTGGTAATGGTTTCCTCTGTTAgccaaacacactcagacagtttctccctcctctccaagAAACCCTCTCAGTACAGCCAAAGCAAATGGCGCTCCCGATGAATCCACTGCAGTCCCATTGTGTGACAAACTTTATACGACGTGTCACAGGACAAGGCTGCCATGAGTGGATCACGGTTCAATACGGTCAGAGCCCAGAGAGGAGGACAAGATAGAGAATGAAGCACAGATGTGGAACAAATTACAGCTAAAATAAAGAATGTGTTCCATTGGCGGTCGGATATCCTGATGGGCAAAGACAGGCTTCTTTAAACATCTTTGATTATAATGGTACGACCCGACACACCTCGCTCTCTCCAACATCCGACCCAGTTTATACAAAAAGCTCCAACACAATGGAGCCTCAGTTGACCCTTTTAATACACCGTGTTTCCTCCACACCCATCCAAATCCACAGAGATAGCCTTCTGGGTGGGAGTATTTAGAGTCTTGTAATCCCTttttgggattaataaaataaaacaccaagAAGTCTTCCCATTCTATCATCTTCACTTGTTTTATAATGCACGGAAAGAGTTAAGCCACCAAAAATTGGACAGATAGCACGAAACAGTCAAATATTTAAAGGTTTCCGACCCAAAAAGAGGCTCAGATATAAACTTGCTTCATAAAACATTCAGATAAATGAAGTATGACCCATAAGAAAAGGGCAACTGCTGATTTACTGTGATACCTGGAAAGACAGAGAAGGCATCTCCAGGGCCAAGCGGGTGAGATTAGAGCCAAGCGTTACATAAATGTACCCAAAAACCGAGATACAGGAAACACCAGGACGCTTTTAATGCCTGTAGATTAACTCACCAGCTGGTAAGAAGGGGCGACAGTTCACCGTTTACTGTCTGTGGTGCGAATGAGTTCATACGGAAATGCTTTGACAGATGAGCTCACCCacgtcctgtgtgtgtgtgtgtgtgtgtgtgtgtgtgtgtgtgtgtgtgtgtgtgtgtgtgtgtgtgtgtgtgtgtgtgtgtgtgtgtgtgtgtgtgtgtgtgttgcagctgtaTACCTTTATAGGAAATGACAAGTGTACGCTTCGCAAAATGACGAAGGAGAAAGTAAGGCGCCACACATTCACACCGGTAACTTCACCAAAAATAATTTGTAGTGTATGTCCTGTGTGGTTTGACTCCAGTTTCAATTGCATGACAGctgatcatgtgtgtgtgctcttctcTGAGATGAGTTACGTCCATGACGCCCTTTATGTAAAGCCCAAACCCCACCTGGTGAACAGCAAATCCTGAGCGTTATGAAGCAATTCAGCACAGCTCTGATGGAGACGTATAACAAGCTGCTCTCATGTGGAAGCGCTTCGGATGAGGTAAACGGGGAGTGGAGGTGAAATAGAGCGGTGTTGTAAGATGACATGTCCCTCTGAAGACTTCATTATGGGACGGTATGTTCTGCGGGCCTCAAACGCTGCAGGTATTGAGATGTTCCAATAAAGAGATCGTGGGgttgacttttttaaaagggCCCAGGGACTCGTTTTGTTGCgcaagcagaggtggaagaaggatTCAGATGTCCTGCATGTgaaatcttacttaagtaaaagtgcaaaagcaTTATCAGCTGAATGTACTTAAAGTTTAAACATGTGAAGTAACTATAGTGCAAATAAAGggcctttaaatgtgtgtgaataacTATCCTTATGTATGTGATGTTTCTACATAGTATTGCTGTTTGTACCAATGTAGACAAAAAAGGTTCAGACTTGAAAtttggaaagtggactgctacttggagaggtcccagttcacctcctaggccctgctgtggtgcccttgagcaaggcaccggacacctccaatcccccctccccattgctccccgggcgctgcacgatagctgcccactgctcctagtactaggatgggttaaatgcagaggaccaatttcactgtgtgtgctctgctgtgtgcatgtatgtaaaataatgagggtttcatcctccgaatCTATCTAATGTCCGAAAACAATCATAAAAATCATCTTTTGTTCGAGTTACGCTTAATAACCTTTATTCCCATGACTCAGACGAGTACCACAGCTGAATCTCCCTCACTGCTGGCTGCTGGACGGGCGTTAGCTGCCAGCTTCCCCCCAGTGTCCATCCTGACCCTGCGCTCTGGTTGCACAGTGTTCTGACTCTGTTATCCAAACTGTTGCTGCAGTAACTGTGTGTTGCTGAGGCCCCAGTAGGCCCGCCGTGCTCCTTCTGCTCCAGATCAGGAAATACTTGTCCGAGTGTCAGTGAGCTCATTGCTCAACGTGAtcatttaaatagattttaaGGGTCATTTCATCCCCCTGTGGCTTTCCTAAGAAAAGTTATTACATGCTAGACCTGCATCACACAAGGGCACATAACAAAATAGAACACTTAATGTCTTATTAAAGTGGGAAACGATCAGTTGCGGTTTAAAATGGGATGCCTTGTGGACTCTTTTGCTTAAAATAATTGGGTATTCATGTATTGATCATCTGTACTGGAAGGGTTGTGAATGCACATTTAACAGATCGGAGCATTGAgatctcctttttttaaatggtaacAGAAATGCAATCAAAGGAAAAGGAAGTCATCTTAGGGAAAATGctgtaaaacaatacatttcctGCCCAGGGCATTAtaagatattacatttaaaccatcaTTTCTGCGGGtttttacatctttaaatgtgttggttcTAAAAAACGCGGGGTAAGgggtattattatttaacagtgCATGCATGTtctgttgtgtatttgtgtgtgctaGTGTGCAGATCATTTCTATTACTCCTGCAGggtatatatttaataaagcattAAGATCAGTTCATGcaaagtaaagtacaattacgctacaaaaaaataaatgcatgacTGCACttgtttatttacatatatatgtCACTTCACGTGTATGTCTGGTTTGAGATAATCCCCATCAGTTGCTTCAATCATGGGGGAAACATCATTAAAATCTCTGCGGTTTAAAATGCTATGGGTTGTTAGGATGTTTGAAAATCCACTAGGGTTCGTTCGATTTGTTTTCAATGAAGCTAGGAGGGCGGGGTTCTTCATAAACTCACTTTTAAATGGAGAATTCATCCTTCTAATTTTCCAAGATATtactttataaaatatgtaaaatataatatggGAATATATACGTTTATAATGATATATTTCTTAACGTTTGATAGACAAAACAATCGTCGGGCGGAACTGTTACTACAAAACCAACGCTTCTTCGAAACGGCATCCCTAGCGAGTATCTGATTGGTCCACCCGCTCAAATTCCAGCCAATGAGAAAGAAGCGCAGCAGATTTGGATCGTCAGCTGAATCACTTTTGTTTGAGCTCTCGCCCCTGAAGGACTACAGCAAACCTGGACTATTTACAAGAGATAAAGAAGCTGTTTGCGGTGCTTATTGCTTTTAAACAAAGCCACTGAATCCACACGAGACGGAATTGTTAAACACGGTAAGATACAACTATAATTTAGACGCCTAGTCACGTGTGGAAACCCCACCCGGTAAACACAGAATTGCATAGGCTGTGTTAAGCTAAACCGGGTTTGCAGCTTTTTCCTCTGACGGTTCAATATTAAACATTGCACTGAATGCCGccttattttctcttttcagaCCAACCcgcctttttttgtatttggcaGTTCAAACGGTGCAGAGTTTGTTCGGATAAAGGTTCAGCCATGCCGGTAGTAAGGGGGAAGAAACCCGCAGTGACTGCTGGGACAAAGATACCCAAACTGAATGCAACAACGAGTGAAAACCAGGTAAAATGTGCATCTGTATTTGCTTAAATAACCCTctttcctgcaggagagaggctGTAAACAAAGCCAGCATCGCAGCAGATGTTTCCTGCAGTTTGCATGACTCCTGCAGGGCAATTTTTTAAATGACGTGAAATGCAAATCCAATATCTGATGTGTGCATGCACGGGATGTGCTCCTGTGCTTATAGtcccctgtgtgtttgtgtgttgcaggagGAGGGCCCCCAGGTGAAGAGGGCCTCATCCCCTCCCCATGGAGCCCCAAAGAAGAGGACTGCTTTCATTGACATTACAAATGTAAGTCTGGTCTTCCAGGTTTGAGGTGGAGAGACAGCATTCAAAACGAAGGAAGCTCTGCATTCAAGACTGTCTTTCCCACTTTGTGCATCATACAGTTGCAAGAGTAATCTGTTATGGTGCATGGGTGAAACAGGCCTTTGGTCAACCTCTCTACACccaagtatttcttttttaatacgAAAATACAGTGCTCTTGTAATAAACACACTCAGATgatatttaacatgttgttttcGCCCACAAACTCAAACAGTAGCAGGAATACAGGAGGTTTTACTGTCTTGTGTCAGCGCTAAAcattgaaaaaggtttggaaaTGCTGCATTCAGTCACTTCTGACTTGGATAGTACTTTTAAATACAAAGAATCGGATCAGATTTTCAGCAGAGCTCTTACTTACACACGTTCCCTGTCTGTAGTTCTGCAGAATATCTCTTCATAAACCGTCCAGGATcgattgtttttctttaaatacaagGGCAGAAAAGCCATTTTTATGTGAAGGAAAAAACTCACCCCTCTTCCATCATTGTGTCTGACTGTGATGCATGGAATTTAGTCATCTAACTCCACCACCAATCTGTACTGCTCACATATGGAATTTACTCCTGACTGAGACTTGTATGTCATATTTGTAGCTGAAAGTGTCCCTCTGCTCTACATCAAATCCAACCATTGCGGCACTCATCAGGTGGTTAAGTGTGTCAGCGCGGCTCAAAATGGATTTATCACACTCTGTATTCACTTCACCtggagtgtgtgtttagtgGGAGAGTGACACTGCATCCGTGGGTTTTGAATGAAGGTGTCACTGTGCTGGCGGTAGTTCTCCACTGTGGTGTGAATCGATGCTCTCTGCACCTCACCTCGGTGTGAAACCAGCTCCACGTTGTGAGATTTACAGCCCGGTTTTGGCATCTGTGAAGCGGACCCAGTCAGGGATGCCCAAAGTTGTGATATTTCATCCTAAAGAAGGACGCTTTTTGAGAGACTTTAACTCTCCTAACATCTCCTTGACTGTTCCCAGGCTCATAAGGTCACGCTCAGCCTCccagggaggaagaagaagaatgcgGGGAAGAAGCAGGTGAAGAAAACAAGCGCTACCTCCGTGTCGTCGAAGAATCATGCCAACCTGGAATCATCGTTGCCCGAGAGCTCCGAGGGGACGTTGGTGGTGAAGGAAGAGCAGACTTATGaagagaaggagcagcaggaggatgcAGCAGCTCCAGTAGAAGAGCTGGAGGCTGCTGCTACTGCGCCCCCCACTGCCCAGGAGGTGCCGGCACACCTCCAGAAACAACAAGTGAGGGGACTCAGAGAAGCTTTGGACCTGTACACATGTCTGTAATGGGTCAGCTCACTCAACTGTTCTCTGATCTTCAGATCCCAGAGGAGTTTGACATCGACTCGGAGAACTCTGAAGACTGTTACATGTCTCCCGAGTACGCCAAGGACATCTTCGACTACCTCAAACAGAGAGAGGTGAGTAAACAGTGCAAGCTACACTCACATTTTGAGAATTTGAAGTAGCTTTTGGCTCTGAAAGGTCTTCTTCTTGGGATCAAAGCCTGAATGCAAaaggtaacccccccccccccccctcgtgtTTCATGGTATGCAGGAGAAGTTTGTCATCTGTGACTACATGCCCAGTCAGCCCAGCCTCAACACAGAGATGAGGGCCATCCTGATCGACTGGCTGGTGGAAGTACAGGTGAGTTTTCCTGCTAAAGTATTGTGCACCTGCAGGAATAACAAATGGGGAAGTGAGTGAGGGAATCTGTTTGAAAAAGCAAAGTAAAATCATACTCTTTAAACTGCATGGGGTTCAAATAAACTGCAGATTTAAGCGTGTAATTACAAACATCATTCCCCACTCAGCTGGAGGCCAGAAACCAAGTGACatcaaaacagtgtgtgtgtcttcatctCACACATGCTGCTTCTCCAGTTTCATTTCTCTCCTGTTTGTGCATTATTTgacctgactgtgtgtgtgtgtgtgtgagcaggagaACTTTGAGCTGTACCATGAGACCCTGTACCTGGCTGTGAAGATGACGGACCACTACCTGTCCAAGACCCCCGTCcacagggagctgctgcagctggtcgGCTCCACCACCATGCTCATCGCCTCCAAGTTTgaggtaaaaacacacaagtatttactcataaatatatatgaaaaagtTTATCTAGCATGCCCAGTGGGTTTGATTTGGAAAGAATGAAGCTAACATGGAATGCAATTCAAATAATCGAGGAAGTCGAACATGCCATGCTCGCAGAATTAACCCCAGGACTTTGAATATCCCAAATACAATAAGGGAGGGAGTTTGCACGTGTGTAATGCTTTATTCTGACCGCCCTGCAGGAGCGCAGTCCCCCCTGCGTCGACGACTTCCTCTACATCTGCGACGACGCCTACAAGAGGGAGGAGCTCATCTCCATGGAGGCCAACATCCTGCAGGCGCTGTCCTTCGACATCAGCATCCCCATTCCATACCGCTTCCTCAGACGCTATGccaaggtgtgtgtgatgtttccATCTCTTCCCTCAACTGGCAAAGACATCAGCTTGCTCCTCGCTAACctgagtgtttgtgtggtgctctctctctctctctgcagtgtgtgaacGCGGGGATGGACACGCTGACCCTGGCGCGGTTCTTCTGTGAGATGAGTCTGATGGAGATGGAGCTGGTGGCGGAGAGAGGCTCGCTGCTCGCCTCCGCCTGCCTGCTGCTGGCGCTCATCACCAAAGACCTGGGAGGATGGGTGGGTTTATTAAAACACTCCTGTTCACTTCAGCTGTTCTTCAAACTCCTCTTTAATTGTCATGGCTTTAGCTGTTAATTGGATGTTTCTGGCAGATTCAGGGTCCACTTCCAGCATTATGATTTGGTATAAGCATTTCTGTCTCAAATGCttttaaaattaataataaataaataaaaatattccaCAATAATGGAATTGGCACACAGTTGCTTACCAGGAATCAGATTAATTTATATAGTCCAATAtaacaaactgcatttaattTAGGGGTAAAAAGTCAGTTAGAACATAGAAAATGAACTGTATAAATAACTAGTTATAATTTGCACAAAGTTTGCATTTATGTCCGTCTTCTAAAAGCACAAAAGGACCGTAACTCGATTTAGTTTCTGTGGTGATTAGTTAGCTCTATCTGAACTTTCTGGCTGGCTATATTCCCCGTCCTGCACGATGAACACACTGCAGCTCTACGGAGAACAATCCTCCGCCGttcaatttaaatgcaaattgttTTTCCCGTGTGAATGTGAGTTACCGGTGCTGCGGGTAATTTCATTTGTGTTCCCGCGCTGACTCCAGGATCTGCTCTAAGTTAGAAATGATGTTTGAGAACCTGCAGATACTTTAGTCGCTCTAAGGATCCAACATGGCTGCATACTGATGCGTGTCTTGTCCCCGCAGTGTCccatcctgcagttccactcCGGGTACAAGACGTCAGATTTGTCGCCCGTCGTCAGGAAACTGTACGAGATGCTGTTAGCGCCTCCGGACGACAAACTGAAGGCCATCAGGAACAAATACTCACACAAGTAGGTTCAAATACACCAGCACAGCTCTAATGAGAAATATGCTTTATATCCtcaaatattcacattattaatcctttctttattttctcaggGTGTTTTTCGAGGTTGCATCCCTTCCTTTGGTCAGCGCCGACATCCTGGAGGAAGGTTTATCTCAATGAGACGCCGCCCacctcaaaaataaaatcttgcCAGTGagtgaaagtatttaaaaaaggttccCTCCAACCCTGTACATAGTTGTTAATATGTGTAATATTTATACGTGTCGTCTtcacttgtctttttttatattttatataaattcCGGTTTCTGATGGACATAGTCCTCATGTGTGCGACGTTACGGTTGTTAATAATGGCATTTAAGCGCTGCAATCCTGTAGTTTTGGCATtcattttataggtttttataaGCAACAAAAACAGCCATTTTTGTGAGTAATTTTAAAAGTCCGTTTTAAGATGATGCTGAGTTTGAGAAACTGCGTGTTTTTTATAAGTTGTTAGAGTTGGCAGTTGTGTGTATTTCCAGGCATTGTACAGTGTGTATCATGTTTGTCCCTGTGctaattatttgtataaaaGACGACCGGATGATGCTGTGCTATTCTTTAAATGGCTGTCAATTCGCActcttaaaataaagacatgattTTGTTATGTGTTTGATATAATTGCtggatttatttaataatttctGTCAAATGTAATGGGAGTAATACCGGAGTGTGGCCACTGGAGGTCAGTAATGCTCCGTGTGATAACCCTACAAACTCACACTTGAAATATTTCTACCATCAGATCTCCTTCTCTTCAAATTCTCTTGCAATTCTACTCAAACCATGTTGTTAATACTGTTCCCTAACCCCCCGAAGCTTTATTGTTGACTTTTTCAAGACAGAATAGTTGGAAGTAAAAGTCTTAACTCCACTGAAATCTAATCTTACTCTTGAATAAAGGACTGAGGGTTTTGATTAAATGTAGATGGATAAGATCCCTGCATTTCAGTCAGTTCTTAAAGCTAATCCTCGTTGTGCATCTTAAGTAGCTGGTTGTTTATCGATTCATAAAAGGTGTCACTATATGATTTATCAGGGGATTTCAAGGTGTTAAAAGGGCCTTCTCACTCAGTAAAtggaagagaaaaataaagcaggtaAACTCAGGGGCCATCTTTAACTCTGTtccataacatttttaaagacatttttagcCAAACTTTGATGAACTCCTACTGGAAGTTACACTTTCTCTTGAGGCTTTCCCTCTGAAATCCCCGGCTGACAGTCAGCGGTGCCAGCCGTTGCCAACTCCCCTTCACAGATTTGTACAGATCAATACGTTGACCAGATGACAGCTCTGATTCCTAAATCCTCCTGCTGCCCGTCCACAGAAACCTGCCGAGTGACAGTCTGAGAGtcggggggagagagaggaggacattGATTTTGTGTCATCGGATTAAACTTCAACACAACTGCTTAAAGTTTCCCTTTCACCACCACGAAGTATGCTTCACTAGATGTTTGCTTACAGACATGTTTTCTACCCACctcctacatttcccagaataaCTTTCCACAGTGAATTAGACACTTCAACGGTTTTGCATTCAGCTATATGTGGCCACGATGGAGCCACTTTATCCTTGATCCACAACATCCTGACATTGCATTACGCTCCTCTGCACACTGCTCTGCATCTGCATTTGACTTTATAACTGTTAAAGTAGCATATCGGCTCTTAAATGAATAACTGTTTGCAGCTCTTCTTCTGGAAATGCTCGTTATTTAAGGTAATAattgaaatacaacatttggGCCCATGTAGTTGTTTTTTCTAGCCATTTTGAAGGGTTTAAGGTCATTTTTACTTCCCTGAAACATCTCCTTTAACACTCAAAGGTCTGGAGAAAGGAAGGTTTACTTATTTACCTGCACAGATGTTCAGCAGACCACCGAACATCTGGACCACGTCTCTACAATTTAGCATTGATGAGATATTTAATAGGAATATATGAATAGGAAGATGGAGAAACCATATAGTGACCCTGAATATGAGCTGCACACGTCATAgactgctgtctctctctcacacacacacacacacacacacacacacacacatacacagcagcCTATCAATCACTTTAATTGACTGAGTGAATAACAGAGCAAAAATGGGCTCAGAAGTCTCCAGGCGCAGATGCAGCAGTGGGGTGTTTATTCCAGATGATGGCCCCTGAATTGAATTGGCAGGgatccatctgtgtgtgtgtgtgtgtgtgtgtgtgtgtgtgtgtgtgtgtgtgtgtgtgtgtgtgtgtgtgtgtgtgtgtgtgtgtgtgtgtgtgtgtgtgtgtgtgtgtgtgtgtgtgtgtgtgttgttcctcAGTTCATTTAGGGCTACAGATCCTAATAACTCAGTCTGATTAAAGTGTGTCGGTGGAGATAGTGCCCATTCTGCCCGGCCAGAACTGGCGTTGCAATGCTGTATATGAACTATTGATCAGCGGCATGCTGGGGAAAGGGTTTTCACTTCACTATTTAAGCTTCAGTTCTCACTTCTGAGGTGCAGCTGCTGCTCAAGGCTCTGAACtcaggaaaaagagagagtttgttttgggggattttccATTTTTCTAATTAAGTCACAGTCACATGAAGGCTTTCCGAGTCtctgtaaatgtacttttgaaGCATTTACTTGGGTCTGTTTATTTCTACTGAGCTCCGATGCTACTATTATGGTTCAGACTTCATGCAGAGTCATGAGTGTGTAACTGGCTCCACAATTTTTTCTGTTGAAGAAAGCAATCAGAAAAGTGGATTTACAGATAAACACTCATATTGAAGTTGCCATATTTCATTTGGCTTGAGAAATATTTCCCACATACTTGCAGCAATGGATATCAAGGGTAGATATAAGGAAGTTGTTATTCACTACATTTAAGgttataaagtaaatgtatttgtagGAAGAAAGGAATGCGATAATTAGCAGCTGCGTCGGAGAAGAAGCTGCAGGTAAGTCTGattacctgtctgtgtgttcacctgTCTGTCCTGCTTCTGCTGTTTACATGCTACAGGCTAATGAAGGCTAACCACGTTATGCTACTGGTTAGTATTATTGTACCCAGGCATAGAAAAGGTAAAAGCTAGTTTGTATAAAGCATATTTAAGCAGTGATTTAAAGCACCACCTGTCCAAGTGTCACAAATCAAACGCACACTCGTAAACGATGCTACCAACGGCTGCGGCTAGGtagcatgctaacgtgctaacatgctaataaCATGGCCATGGTGGGGAACCTCCTGCGGAACTTTTTACCTTCAGATGGAGACGTGAGGTCTGTTTAAACTCTTCAAGGGACACATTGGACTGGATATATTTTATCTGGGGATAAAAGACCAGTACAACTGGAGAACACAAGGAGAACTCTAGGCCTTACATCCCAAAATGGCCTCCAGGCTGCTGGAtgcgcctgtgtgtgtttttgagtctTTTTAATCGGCTTACATCTCTATTGTAATGCTTTGTTCTGCTCTTGGTTGTATAACACGTGTCGGgctgtttatttatgtgtttgcaCCTGCCATGGTGTCCCTTTTCTGTATTGTCTGTGAACAAATGTCTGCTTAATTATGAGTTGTCGCATTTATAGTTCATTTGAATAAGGTAACACTGAGGCAACAGGTTATAACATTGATAATGACTTGTGTTCACAGTCCCTGTATTCAAATACATGTATATTAATAGTTATTTTTAGGCTATTGTTTATCAGTAGGCCTATTGAGTATTTTTTGTCCagttttatcagtgttttttttgaTGGGAGCTGCTCTGCAATCAACTCGTCAACCTAGTTTTGACACATCTTCGGTGTGATGTGTAGACTCTAATTttgacatttccattttattttgaagcataaatgtattttattattttttttttacattaatatgTCTATTTTACAACATTATAGCATACATTTTTTCCCACCTTTTATACATGTAAATCTGTAATCATTTTACTTGAGTTTGAGTGAACTTATTTTTAGGTaacaattgttttaa
This genomic interval carries:
- the ccnb3 gene encoding G2/mitotic-specific cyclin-B3, producing MPVVRGKKPAVTAGTKIPKLNATTSENQEEGPQVKRASSPPHGAPKKRTAFIDITNAHKVTLSLPGRKKKNAGKKQVKKTSATSVSSKNHANLESSLPESSEGTLVVKEEQTYEEKEQQEDAAAPVEELEAAATAPPTAQEVPAHLQKQQIPEEFDIDSENSEDCYMSPEYAKDIFDYLKQREEKFVICDYMPSQPSLNTEMRAILIDWLVEVQENFELYHETLYLAVKMTDHYLSKTPVHRELLQLVGSTTMLIASKFEERSPPCVDDFLYICDDAYKREELISMEANILQALSFDISIPIPYRFLRRYAKCVNAGMDTLTLARFFCEMSLMEMELVAERGSLLASACLLLALITKDLGGWCPILQFHSGYKTSDLSPVVRKLYEMLLAPPDDKLKAIRNKYSHKVFFEVASLPLVSADILEEGLSQ